In Thunnus albacares chromosome 1, fThuAlb1.1, whole genome shotgun sequence, the DNA window AACTCTCTCTGACTTTACAATCTGATTTTGGGTTATGTGTATAAACTTTAGATatttggaaaacaaacacatgaggTAAATCTACCGGTAGGATCACGTTCAGCTTTGAGAATTGTTATCAGATTTTTCCAAGTCATAATAATACACATGACTCTTGACTTACTGACCTTTTTCAATGCAGCACAACATGTTTATAGTGCAGTTGTTTGAGGACAGTGTTTAAGAGGGATTCCTCTCTTTGAATGCCTCAGCTGATCCCTGACCCTACCACCTCCACTTTTATTTTGTGCTCCTCTTAGAAAGTTTAAGACTTGCATGACATTTGATTCCCAAAAAAAAAGTAACGTTACTATTTCCATTCTGTTTTGCTAAAGCCAAATTTGACAAACAGCCTAATCCTTTATTCTGGATCGGCTGCAGTACTCTGCCTTGGCCTCTTTTCATATGCTGTTTGGAGAGTGACATACTCCCCTCGTTATCTGTGCTTACATATTTCTCACTGGCAAATTTCTCTCCAATCTGTCTGCCTCTTTCACCAGATGACATCACCATGGTGATATGCCCGGGTATTGGTAACCATAGTGAGAAGCATTACATCCGAACCTTTGTGGATTATGCCCAGAAGGAAGGTTACCGCTGTGCTGTGCTGAACCACCTAGGAGCTCTCCCCAACATTGAGCTTACCTCTCCACGCATGTTTACTTATGGTGAGACCAAGGATTCAGTTTTACTTTCCAGAGTGATGAACCTGTATTTGACACCTTTTCATAGCAGGAATACCCAGGAATGTTAACttggtttttaaaatgaaaaaaggattTGATTTGATCTGATCAGTAATGCTGCATCATCATTTCTGGCTCAGCCAGCAGCTCTTATCCAATTGTCTAGTGCGAGAGAGGTTTAAGAAGCTCTGGCCCGAAGCAATCCTCACAGCAGCGAGCACAGCTGAAATATTAGTTCTGAAAGAATTATAACCTTTGGTGGCTCTGTAACTTCATTATCTTATCCGGATTAGTGAAAAGTGTTTTCATATTATAATTTCCCTACATTTAGACAAATCTCAGAACAgcattattttaatgtaaaagctGAAAGGCTACATAATCACGTCTGTGGTTCTGAAGAGATAATAAGTGAATCAGACTTGAGCTTTGTTAAAAGGTCTGATAGCAAGAGACAGAAATTGAATACACTGAGCTAAAGGCACCTTCAGCCAGAGCCGCTGAGCAGAGAAAAACTCTCCGTCCTACAGAGGTGTTATGTATCGATCGGTAACTCTGTAGCTTTTTCCTCACAGGGTGCACATGGGAGTTCGCCGCCATGGTCGGGTACATTAAGCGGACGTACCCTCAGACCCAGCTGATCGTGGTTGGCTTCAGTCTGGGTGGAAACATCGTCTGTAAATTCCTGGGCGAGAACATGACAAACCAGGACAGAGTGCTGTGTTGTGTCAGCGTCTGTCAGGGCTACAGCGCTCTCAGGTGGGTCGTTGTCTCATCTCTTAATTACAATTCTTTGTATTATAAAAGCCATTAATAACAGGGCACTTCATGTACACACATTTCTAAATCACAACTGAAGCTCAACATAATGCCGCAAATTGATTTATCCTTGCATAAGATGCTTATGCATATGATGACATAGGAtaggaacaaaatgttttcagctaTCAGTGCGACCCTCCTCTGTCATCATTCATCAACATAATAAAGGATAAAGCACAATTTTTCAAAGTGTGGTAGAAACCCTTTGTGTAAGTTTTGCTTACATAATATAATCACATGTTTGGTTCTGTGTCCACCACACAGCTcccttttaaaatgtctttttagaGCTAGCAGTActaaaacaggtttttttttttgccattttgcaCTATTTTCAATTGCCAACAGCAAGACAAACTTGTGATAACAGCATGTCCTGAAGGGCGAGCAGCCTCACATGGTTGCAGCTCTGAACTGGTTTGCCCAGTAAATTTTTTCCACAGTTTGCTCTAACTTTCCTGtctggatgtttgtgtgtgttcaggctgTGTATTCAATATTATGAATCTTTGCCTAAATCCCTTCCATTTGATTAGAGGGGTATAAAGCAGAGTGGTTGGCCTGTACAGTGCAATGAACTGAAGTGGCTGCCTGACATGTCCAGAATAAACACTTTGTCCACATAGAGACACATTTGTGAAACACCCAGATAAGGACAAGCCAACATATTTGGATGATGTTTTTAAACCATGAGAGCATGTGGGTGTTTCAGCGCACTCTGTACCCGGTGTACATGTTGGACTGAGCCACACCCTCTGTGTTTTAAATGCTGCCAGCGTCTCTTGGCAGACATGACAGACAGAGTCTGTTAAAGTTTGGATGTAGGCAGTGAGGATGGGGTGTGTTGTAGAGACTGGCCTTTTGTGAAATCGGATTTGctggtttttttccccccttttaaTGAATTCTCCTTTCAAATGGGTGTCCAAACCTAAACTGGCGCTCCTGGTAGTGCTTCTAGTGATCTGAGGCTATTCCTCTTTCCCACTAATAATGTGTGATTAATATCacacattattttatatacttACTTTTTGTCTATTTCATAATTGTACTGAATGGTATTTTCTAATTTTCTAATGGCCatctatttgtttgtttttgtgttggcTTAGCCTGTCTCTGTCAGTGAGCTGCATATTAATGCCTGACACCATTTCTACTCTCCACCAGCGTGACTCTTTGTCCAGTGGATTACACAGGACATTCAGTGTGTTGTTTGGAATGCAGACAGGCTGCACAAAGCTAacttcctgtgtgtttgtctctatCTCGCAGGGCCCAGGAAACATTCCTACAGTGGGACCAGTTCAGACGCTTCTATAACTTTCTCATGGCAGACAACATGAAGAAAATCATCCTCTCACACAAGTATTACTCTTGTTTTTGCACCTTGCCTGCACAAATTGTTTCCAAATAGTTCCTCATTTTGTAaggtcaaacatgtttttttcccgaCAGTACTCTCACATTTCACATCGGTAACAATGACAACATTGTTTGTTAGTTCTCTAAATATTTCCTAAATTTCCACATAAAAAGTACCTCTCACTCTGAGAGGTGGATCACTGTGACATTACGGATATATGCAccatccaaaatgaaaaaaatagctTTTATTCTGCTTTGAGGGAATAGGTGTAAGTAAAGGGAACCACAAAGTTTTGGTGTATCGTTTTAATTTGAGCTGAAATGATAAGTCAATTAACTGATTtgttaattgacagaaaattaatagggtatatgtttttgtcatttattaatcacaaaatattttctggtttcagcttGTCCTGTATGAtcatttaatacttttttgtcatatctgatagtaaactgaacatcttttgtGCTTTGGAgtgttacatttttacactatttcaatagtgaaaaaaataatcttcagattaatcaataatgaaaataatcattagttgcgaCCCTAGTTTTCATATACATGTAGGTTACAGTTAATAATAGTTAATAGTAATTAACTGCACACTGAGTAATCATTGATTTCAACATATTTcatgaataacatttttttgcatttctgcgTGTTACAGACACAGTCTGTTTGGGGGAGGCTCAGCTAAAATGATCGATGCAGATTTCAGTCGGCTTTACACAGCGACGTCCATGATGCATATTGACGACAACATCATGAGGTATGTGGAGCAACAGATAATCTGGTTGAGGTTTCCTCAAGTGAAAGTCACAATCCTCAGAGTTGTTTTGATGTGGTTGAATGCAGATCAGTGTTTTTGAATCTCTTTGAATCTTATCTGTATTTTACCTGGAACCAACAGTAGTAGTAgagtagtaacagtagtagtagagaatatgaaatatatgagaAGGTCTTGTCAAGCAGGTTTGCATCTATAGCAAATTCTAATGATTCTCATTAAAGATGAATTAATGATGCTCTTTTTTTTCGGATTTCAACAGAAAATTCCATGGCCACAGCTCTCTCAAAGAGTACTATGAGAAGGAGAGTTGTGTACATTATATTCACAatgtaagaaatgtttttttttttcttcatacaCTTCATATGATCTCAaattaatgtttctgttttttgtctgtttgtgtatttgttgaatTGTATGAATTATAATTCCTgattttgtaggtaaatgtgcCACTGCTGCTAGTGAACTCTGCAGATGATCCTCTGGTTCATGATTCACTGCTCAACATCCCTCGCACATTAGCAGGTAACTAACAACATGCGTCATGACAACAACttcagtgattaaaaaaaaatccctaatAAGCTCTTATAACCATAAAGCACACTATCTGGATTATTATGACCCTTTTTTTACTTGGCAGCATGACCCTTGAAGTTGATTCTACTCACATTTCAGTGATGGGTTGGGTGTTTTTGTTGCCATGTTGTAACTGCAACAGATGTCAGAAAAGTGTCCCAAAGTCTAACTAATGGCCTTGAAGGACACACCCAGGTCTTAGTTTGAAACTAGCCTGAAAATACACAGATGTATCGGTttattttaaacagattttcaCAGACTGAAAAGAAACATTGTTGAGAAAATACTCAAACTGCTGCAAATCAGAGTTCCTAAAAgatctttttaaaagaaacaagatTTAAACTATTGCACATTATGTTTAAGCCACATATGGTATTTTTTATaatctgatttttaaataaCACAAGCATAATAAGTGTTAAGTGATCATACTCAATTAGACAGAATATTTAAAACTGCAGACAAATCCCCAGATTTCTAAAAAAGgcagaacaaaacaataataacagtgtTGTACTTTCACAGTGCAGCTCTGTTCTTGGGTTTGTCAAGCAGTAGAAATACCTGCAGATGGGTGGTGGCACATATTTGCAGTACCATCTATTGAGTCAAAGGTGTTTTAATGTCCTGTTTGACTAACAGCTGCTGATGACACcctagatttttttgtttttgtttttactgggCTGTCGGCTCAGAAGGCTTTCTGATAAATTTGCTCCGCACCCAGAACAGGGCTGAATGTGGCACAAAGGTCACGTCTATGATGTAATGTCTGTTACTGATGGTAGACAGCTGTAACACTCGCCTACACATATAGCTGAGTGTCCACGTATCTACGTATCTATTTAAAGGGAGTTTGAGCTCCCCACCTCAAAGATTTTATCTTGGAAAGTAGCAAGAACCTCATTTTCCCAAACATAAAAAGTCAATCTATTCTTTGGCTCCACATTACATAGTGAGTATCAAGCTTCCCTTTTCTTCCGCCTGTGCTATATTTAAACTTACTGACCACTTTTAGCTCTTTTGGTAAAGGAAAATCCCTCATATAAGGGTGTGCGTGTGGGTGGATGAGCCTTGACTGGAAGCACGTGAGACTCTGTCCTTCATGTGTCTCGAGAGAGAGCAACACTTACTGAAAAGAGGATCAGCTGCCCCGTCACCCTAAAATGTGATACAGTGACTCAGACACACAACAATCAGGAAAGGACACAACAGAAATACACTCGGTGTGTTGGTGCTGTAAGGAGTTTACACCTACCATCAAGTCGGTTATGTGAAAGTGAAAGATTTAATGTTAAATACCAAATACTGAATTCAGaatacatttcatttatgtCCTATTTTGGtctaaaaaattaaaataagccTCTGATTTGGAGAGTTGAGTGGTCATGTTTTCTTATTCTTAATGGCATATGTGGTCTAACAAGTATGACTGCTCCAATACTGGCAATAATTTGTCACGACTGTCATGTCACAGTAAGTGATTCACCCGTGCATTCCTCTTCAAAGCTCGcgtgtctttcttttttaagtaTGAGCCGCTCTCTAGACCGTCCCATTCTGTTCCCACCTGTCACTTGGTGCATAGTGAGATGGTGGTTCAGGGTCTGTACAAGCACTCAGTTGCCCCAGGACAACTCAGCAGCTGCCATGAATAGTGCACAGTTGTGAAAAGATCTTAATCACTAGTCAACCACATCAGACTCTCCCACTAACCCAGATAAAAGCAGGACAATAAAGAGATCCAGGCCAATCCTTTTCAGGAACTCTGCCTGGCTGTTTACAGCTGCAGCGGTCTGTATAGGTTCATACT includes these proteins:
- the LOC122983955 gene encoding monoacylglycerol lipase ABHD2, translating into MNGHESDVNTISPELPAMFDGMKLAAVATVLYIIVRCLNLKSPTAPPDLTYQDTPLNLFLLKSCPQLTKEYIPPLLWGKSGHLQTALYGKLGRVSSPHPCGIRKYLPMQDGATSTFDLFEPLGDHRTGDDITMVICPGIGNHSEKHYIRTFVDYAQKEGYRCAVLNHLGALPNIELTSPRMFTYGCTWEFAAMVGYIKRTYPQTQLIVVGFSLGGNIVCKFLGENMTNQDRVLCCVSVCQGYSALRAQETFLQWDQFRRFYNFLMADNMKKIILSHKHSLFGGGSAKMIDADFSRLYTATSMMHIDDNIMRKFHGHSSLKEYYEKESCVHYIHNVNVPLLLVNSADDPLVHDSLLNIPRTLAAKKPNVIFALTLHGGHLGFFKGAVLFPQPLTWMDKVIVGYANAMCQWEKQKPPCQSGHMSESSCAGEKA